The window TAGACTGCAGCCCACTTAGCATATAAGAAAATCCGCCCCTGGACACACCCCTAGCACAGATTCTCCATGTAACTTGAATAAATACAATACCTTCCACGGGAGGTCTCCCGCTGAACATATTTTCTGTGCCCagtttttctttctcttcggcCGGCGTTATCAGAGCAGCGCGTTGATTACAGCGGACTTTGCACGCTGCAAATACACCCTGCGGTATAGCGGCCATTCTCCTGCAATCTACAACGAAGGCGAACATAACATGCTtcatattaaaaccgatatgcCCAGACGATGCCAATCGCTTTTACGCCTTTGAACGCGCACATCGACGGCCGAAGTGGAGACTAACCAGTGCAATTTTCAAATAGCAGCTCTGCGATTTCTCTTTTAGTGCGGCAAATTATCTTTATTGGCCTCTCTTCGCCGAAGCTCCTAAGTTCAAGGAGCTGAAACTTCGCGATCCTCCGCTGTCTACGATTTCGACGTTTGGTTGTTCCAAACCTCATACAGCCACGATCAAAATACTTCAGAACGATCATCAACAGACCGAGGTGTCTTTTATCAAAGGGAATCCCAGGTGCGAGAAACGGGGCAGCACTTTCGTTTCCGTTGTGTGCGTGTGTCGCAAGGAAATGCCTTCTACAGTACGTAACTACGTTGTACTAACTTCACGTAGcaatattggattcaatttaTAAACTCGCCTCGCGAGCAAGTGGGGAGAAGATTCGACGGCAGACAAAactggaagagagagagagaaaaaaataatcgTCTGTGTAACGAGAACGAGATATCAACGGCCTTCGAGATCTTCGCTGACGCTGACGGCCACCACGACTCTTATCTCGTTAGACCTCCCAGGTTTAAAACAGTGCACTGCGCTTTTTCAGCGCTACGATGATGCGATACGAAAGTACAATGTACTTACATAACCGGGGCAAATGTATGATGATGCGTGCTTCTGCTCGCCTCCTACGATGCGCGtgctattaaaaaatagagttaTGTAAAAATTACGCAACTGATAGTCAAAAACCCCCTGCAACGGGTCTGCAGAGCATGTGTTCGGATAAGGAGAGGCTTGTTTTTCAACAAATGTTATTTATTCAGATTCTCGTAGAGCGAAAACTGTGTTACTGACCCTTAGTTTATCAGTGACACATTAGTATAGAACAGTACATGG is drawn from Andrena cerasifolii isolate SP2316 chromosome 8, iyAndCera1_principal, whole genome shotgun sequence and contains these coding sequences:
- the LOC143372675 gene encoding uncharacterized protein LOC143372675 translates to MIVLKYFDRGCMRFGTTKRRNRRQRRIAKFQLLELRSFGEERPIKIICRTKREIAELLFENCTDCRRMAAIPQGVFAACKVRCNQRAALITPAEEKEKLGTENMFSGRPPVEGREPTPLKYNSKLMNSIWGLYNRYSVHNFKKNTDADEGVTERFVAVWVTALKSYAPAANMVAAAAVTNNNSPVMKNGNSI